A genome region from Sphingobium sp. CR2-8 includes the following:
- the gmk gene encoding guanylate kinase, with product MADSISSETPDFKRRGVLFVLSSPSGAGKSTIARKLLAAETDLSMSVSATTRPMRPGEVDGKDYHFVDLEEFRRMTADHEFLEWAHVFGQRYGTPRAPVEAMLKSGKDVLFDIDWQGAQQLHQIAGGDVVRIFILPPSMEELERRLRGRATDSDAVIDGRMARAAGEIAHWDGYDYVLCNVDAQDCFERVQTILHAERMKRSRQTGLIGFIRKLGRYHQDD from the coding sequence ATGGCCGATAGCATTTCTTCAGAGACTCCCGATTTCAAGCGGCGGGGCGTCCTTTTCGTCCTGTCTTCGCCGTCGGGTGCGGGCAAATCCACCATCGCGCGCAAACTGCTGGCGGCGGAAACCGATCTGTCCATGTCGGTGTCGGCCACGACGCGGCCGATGCGGCCGGGCGAAGTGGACGGCAAGGATTATCATTTCGTCGATCTGGAAGAATTTCGCCGGATGACGGCGGATCATGAATTTCTGGAATGGGCGCATGTCTTCGGCCAGCGCTACGGCACGCCGCGTGCGCCCGTCGAAGCGATGCTCAAGTCCGGCAAGGACGTCTTGTTCGACATCGACTGGCAGGGCGCGCAGCAGTTGCACCAGATCGCTGGCGGCGACGTCGTCCGCATCTTCATCCTGCCGCCGTCCATGGAGGAACTGGAGCGCCGCCTGCGCGGGCGGGCGACCGACAGCGACGCGGTGATCGACGGCCGCATGGCGCGCGCGGCGGGCGAAATCGCGCATTGGGACGGTTACGACTATGTTCTGTGCAATGTCGATGCGCAGGATTGTTTCGAGCGGGTCCAGACCATCCTGCATGCCGAACGCATGAAGCGCAGCCGCCAGACCGGGCTGATCGGCTTCATCCGCAAGCTGGGCCGCTACCACCAGGACGATTGA
- a CDS encoding class I SAM-dependent methyltransferase, with the protein MSPEPTSLAQRLAGQIASGGPISVAHYIGEANQHYYASRDPLGAAGDFTTAPEISQMFGELLGLALADIWMRSGRRPNPTYVELGPGRGTLAADALRAMERAALAPKVHLVETSPTLRERQRALLPTLVHHDSIDTLPETCPLLVVANEFFDALPVRQCIRVGDEWRERVVIRREEDGRFMAVPGYRRIELGLPPFAVDAPEGAILESPIVGAGIAYALAHRIAKQGGAMILVDYGYAGPALGDTLQAVKAHQFADPFTDPGDVDLTTHVDFTVLGNMALQAGLRVHGPVGQGDYLRQLGIDARADQLARTSPARAAEVEAARHRLTDDAEMGTLFKAMVWTHPDWADPAGFET; encoded by the coding sequence GTGTCGCCTGAACCGACCTCGCTGGCCCAGCGGCTGGCGGGGCAGATCGCTTCGGGCGGCCCGATTTCGGTCGCCCATTATATCGGCGAAGCGAACCAGCATTATTACGCCAGCCGCGATCCCCTGGGCGCGGCTGGCGACTTCACGACGGCCCCGGAAATCAGCCAGATGTTCGGCGAATTGCTGGGCCTCGCCCTCGCTGACATCTGGATGCGGTCGGGCCGTCGCCCCAACCCGACCTATGTCGAACTGGGGCCGGGGCGCGGGACGCTGGCGGCGGACGCCCTGCGCGCCATGGAGCGCGCCGCGCTCGCGCCCAAGGTCCATCTGGTCGAAACCAGCCCGACATTGCGCGAACGGCAACGCGCTTTGCTCCCCACGCTCGTCCATCACGACAGCATCGACACCCTGCCCGAAACCTGCCCGCTGCTGGTCGTCGCCAATGAATTTTTCGACGCCCTGCCCGTCCGACAATGCATCCGCGTCGGCGACGAATGGCGCGAACGGGTCGTCATCCGCCGCGAAGAGGATGGCCGCTTCATGGCCGTGCCCGGCTATCGCCGCATTGAATTGGGCCTGCCGCCCTTCGCCGTCGATGCGCCAGAAGGCGCGATCCTGGAATCGCCGATCGTGGGCGCGGGCATCGCCTATGCCCTGGCCCACCGCATCGCCAAGCAGGGCGGCGCGATGATCCTGGTCGATTATGGCTATGCCGGCCCAGCGCTTGGCGACACGCTGCAGGCAGTGAAGGCGCACCAGTTCGCCGATCCCTTCACCGATCCGGGCGACGTGGATCTCACCACGCATGTCGATTTCACGGTGCTGGGCAATATGGCGCTGCAAGCCGGATTGCGCGTCCATGGCCCGGTCGGTCAGGGCGACTATCTGCGTCAGCTGGGCATCGACGCCCGCGCCGATCAGCTCGCCCGCACCAGCCCCGCCCGCGCGGCGGAGGTCGAGGCCGCCCGCCACCGCCTGACCGACGACGCGGAAATGGGGACATTGTTCAAGGCGATGGTGTGGACGCATCCCGATTGGGCCGACCCGGCCGGGTTCGAGACATAG
- the lgt gene encoding prolipoprotein diacylglyceryl transferase — MILDLAAAAASAIRFEDLGLDPVALNLGFFTLKWYSLAYLAGILIGYWYLLKLVDQPGSPMARRHADDMIFYATLGIIIGGRLAYVIFYQPEILAHPLDIFKLWNGGMSFHGGAVGVSLGILYMAWKEKLSWLRIHDYVACVVPFGLFFGRLANFVNGELWGKETDVPWGIIFPTGGPFARHPSQLYEAALEGVLLFLILAFAFWKTKARYKPGMLVGIFILGYGCFRFGVEYFREADAQLMEFAARTGLHMGQWLCLPMILGGLYLIATASRRRVRVEPIAGANSVA, encoded by the coding sequence TTGATCCTGGACCTTGCCGCCGCCGCTGCCAGCGCCATTCGCTTCGAAGATCTGGGGCTTGACCCCGTTGCCCTCAACCTGGGCTTCTTCACGCTGAAATGGTACAGCCTCGCCTATCTGGCGGGTATCTTGATCGGCTACTGGTATCTGCTGAAACTGGTGGACCAGCCGGGTTCGCCGATGGCCCGCCGCCACGCCGACGACATGATCTTCTACGCGACGCTGGGCATCATCATCGGCGGGCGGCTCGCCTATGTGATCTTCTACCAGCCCGAAATCCTCGCCCATCCGCTCGACATCTTCAAGCTATGGAATGGCGGCATGTCCTTCCATGGCGGCGCGGTGGGCGTGTCGCTCGGCATCCTCTACATGGCGTGGAAGGAAAAGCTCAGCTGGCTGCGCATCCACGACTATGTCGCCTGCGTCGTGCCCTTCGGCCTGTTCTTCGGCCGCCTCGCCAATTTCGTGAACGGGGAATTGTGGGGCAAGGAAACCGACGTGCCCTGGGGCATAATCTTCCCGACCGGCGGCCCCTTCGCCCGGCACCCCAGCCAACTCTATGAAGCCGCGCTGGAGGGCGTCCTGCTGTTCCTGATCCTCGCCTTCGCCTTCTGGAAGACGAAAGCGCGCTACAAGCCGGGCATGTTGGTCGGCATCTTCATCCTGGGCTATGGCTGCTTCCGCTTCGGCGTGGAATATTTCCGCGAAGCCGATGCGCAACTGATGGAGTTCGCCGCGCGCACCGGCCTGCATATGGGCCAGTGGCTGTGCCTGCCGATGATCCTGGGCGGCCTCTACCTCATCGCCACGGCCAGCCGCCGCCGGGTGCGGGTGGAGCCGATCGCCGGGGCGAACAGTGTCGCCTGA
- a CDS encoding beta-carotene hydroxylase: MSPIALLLIFVATIAAMEGFAYVMHRWVMHGPGWFLHASHHRPRTGLWEANDLYFVIFALPSILLLLGGVQWGWGNWATACGAGIAAYGAIYLGFHDIIVHQRVRHRYVARSRYMKRIVQAHRLHHAVETKEGTVSFGFLVAPHPTALKRQLADRGREGVRAAKGREDVGVSG, translated from the coding sequence ATGTCGCCCATCGCCCTTCTGCTGATCTTCGTCGCCACCATCGCCGCGATGGAGGGGTTCGCCTATGTCATGCACCGCTGGGTGATGCACGGTCCGGGCTGGTTCCTCCACGCCAGCCATCACCGCCCGCGCACGGGCCTGTGGGAAGCCAACGACCTTTATTTCGTGATCTTCGCCCTGCCCTCCATCCTGTTGCTGCTGGGCGGGGTGCAATGGGGCTGGGGCAATTGGGCGACGGCTTGCGGCGCGGGCATCGCCGCCTATGGCGCCATCTATCTGGGTTTCCACGACATTATCGTCCATCAACGGGTCAGGCACCGCTATGTCGCCCGCTCGCGCTACATGAAGCGCATCGTCCAGGCCCACCGCCTGCACCATGCGGTCGAAACGAAGGAAGGCACCGTCAGCTTCGGCTTCTTGGTCGCCCCCCACCCCACCGCCCTGAAACGCCAATTGGCCGATCGCGGCAGGGAAGGCGTCCGCGCGGCAAAGGGGCGGGAGGATGTAGGGGTAAGCGGGTGA
- the metC gene encoding cystathionine beta-lyase encodes MSDDASEQDGRRPLTKLAQAGRKPEWTGMPGQPGGIVSPPVWRASTILYDDVGHLRKAAGSSTHERLFYGRKGTPTAWSLADALTEMEPGAEGTMLFPSGVAAIACALMAVLKPGDRLLMVDSAYDPTRNFCEQLLKSYGIETIYYDPTTVSLDVYLADGPIRALFLESPGSLTFEVQDIPALTAWAKANDVVTLADNTWATPLYFPALSRGIDITILACTKYIVGHSDVMLGSVTATADWFAKVRQTAYLFGQMTSPDDAWLASRGLRTLGIRLAQHQDSALAVACWLAEQPDVARVLHPALPDCPGHALWRRDFSGSTGLFSFILHGGDDRARAALIDGLAHFGIGYSWGGFESLALPIDPARYRSATTWSAQGPAVRLHIGLEDPADLIADLDAGLARFRAIRDGG; translated from the coding sequence ATGAGCGACGACGCGTCTGAGCAGGACGGGCGCCGCCCCCTCACCAAACTCGCCCAGGCGGGGCGCAAGCCCGAATGGACCGGCATGCCGGGGCAACCCGGCGGCATCGTCAGCCCGCCGGTCTGGCGCGCCTCGACCATCCTCTACGACGATGTCGGCCACTTACGCAAAGCCGCGGGCAGCAGCACCCACGAACGCCTCTTCTACGGGCGCAAGGGCACGCCGACCGCCTGGTCCCTGGCCGACGCCCTCACCGAAATGGAGCCGGGCGCGGAGGGCACGATGCTGTTCCCGTCCGGCGTGGCCGCGATCGCCTGCGCATTGATGGCGGTGTTGAAACCGGGTGACCGGTTGCTGATGGTCGACAGCGCCTATGACCCGACCCGCAACTTCTGCGAGCAATTGCTGAAAAGTTACGGTATAGAAACGATATATTATGATCCGACAACCGTCTCACTCGATGTGTATCTCGCCGACGGCCCGATCCGCGCGCTCTTCCTCGAAAGCCCCGGCAGCCTGACGTTCGAGGTGCAGGATATCCCGGCCCTCACCGCCTGGGCGAAGGCGAACGATGTCGTCACCTTGGCTGACAATACCTGGGCGACGCCGCTCTATTTCCCGGCGCTGTCGCGCGGCATCGACATCACCATTCTTGCCTGCACCAAATATATCGTCGGCCATAGCGACGTGATGCTGGGCAGCGTCACCGCGACGGCCGACTGGTTCGCGAAGGTCCGCCAGACCGCCTATCTCTTCGGCCAGATGACCAGCCCCGACGACGCCTGGCTCGCCTCGCGCGGCCTGCGCACATTGGGCATCCGGTTGGCGCAGCATCAGGATAGCGCGCTCGCCGTCGCGTGCTGGTTGGCCGAGCAGCCCGATGTCGCCCGCGTCCTGCATCCCGCTTTGCCCGACTGCCCCGGTCATGCGCTGTGGCGGCGCGATTTCAGCGGATCGACCGGCCTGTTCAGCTTCATCCTGCACGGCGGCGACGACCGGGCGCGCGCCGCGCTGATCGACGGCCTCGCCCATTTCGGGATCGGCTATAGCTGGGGCGGCTTCGAAAGCCTCGCCCTCCCCATCGACCCCGCCCGCTACCGCAGCGCAACGACGTGGTCGGCGCAAGGCCCCGCCGTCCGCCTCCATATCGGCCTGGAAGACCCGGCCGACCTGATCGCGGACCTCGACGCCGGCCTCGCCCGCTTCCGCGCGATCCGGGATGGCGGCTGA
- a CDS encoding sulfurtransferase, with the protein MTIFLSTADLAAQLGAPDLRILDATLFLPGTPRDARAEFEAAHIPGAAFLDLDTLADPNDPAPHTLPPDDLMTQRLQALGVDADSRVILYDNSPIRSAARAWWMLRLYGVGASAAILDGGLPKWLAEARPIASGPATPVPGNAIARIDRTQVRTKADLRANIDSGAAQVLDARGAGRFTGTEAEPRPGMASGHIPGSRNLPYAALFAPDNSLKSDEELRALYADAGIALDRPVITTCGSGVTAAILLAGLERLGKTDVSLYDGSWSEWGLDPATPKATGAA; encoded by the coding sequence ATGACCATTTTCCTGTCCACGGCCGACCTCGCCGCCCAACTGGGCGCCCCCGACCTGCGCATCCTTGACGCCACGCTGTTCCTGCCCGGCACCCCGCGCGACGCCCGCGCCGAATTTGAGGCCGCCCATATCCCGGGCGCGGCCTTCCTCGATCTCGACACGCTGGCCGATCCGAACGACCCCGCGCCCCACACATTGCCGCCCGACGATCTGATGACGCAGCGGCTCCAGGCACTCGGCGTCGATGCCGACAGCCGCGTCATCCTCTACGACAACAGCCCGATCCGCAGCGCCGCGCGCGCCTGGTGGATGCTGCGCCTCTACGGCGTGGGCGCGTCCGCCGCGATCCTCGACGGCGGCCTGCCCAAATGGCTGGCGGAAGCCCGACCCATCGCCAGCGGCCCAGCCACCCCAGTCCCCGGCAACGCCATCGCCCGCATCGACCGCACGCAGGTCCGCACCAAGGCCGACCTGCGCGCCAATATCGACAGCGGCGCGGCGCAAGTGCTGGACGCGCGGGGCGCTGGCCGCTTCACCGGCACGGAGGCGGAACCCCGCCCCGGCATGGCGTCCGGCCATATCCCCGGCAGCCGCAACCTGCCCTATGCGGCGCTGTTCGCGCCCGACAACAGCCTGAAATCGGACGAAGAGCTGCGCGCCCTCTATGCCGATGCGGGCATCGCCCTCGACCGCCCGGTCATCACCACCTGCGGCAGCGGCGTCACCGCCGCCATCCTGCTCGCGGGGCTCGAGCGGCTCGGGAAGACCGACGTCAGCCTTTATGACGGCAGCTGGTCGGAATGGGGCCTCGACCCTGCGACACCGAAAGCGACAGGTGCGGCATGA
- a CDS encoding LPXTG cell wall anchor domain-containing protein produces the protein MGSIIRPLLIAAPLLLAAPVHAQQAQESPPGFQLPPASTTPAPNPNQQGPELNVYRDPATPRATPPVVTPPVVVPTVTPPSTTVQPTPQPSRPSQTPAQPREPRPTERATPPPSAAPAPSTPSPTAPSAQAPAATEPSNGIAPQPQTLPTPAPKAADSPEPTTPSPATAEESDTTPWLIGGAIALIALMALFLLRRRRRSAPSLVEDTAQPVARPAPQYQPPTLCRPHRNKAHRCTRPPPRPPPRATAPGSTWTWPSPRRAIR, from the coding sequence ATGGGGTCCATCATTCGTCCGTTGCTTATCGCCGCGCCGCTGCTGCTGGCCGCGCCCGTCCATGCCCAGCAGGCGCAGGAATCGCCCCCCGGTTTCCAGCTGCCCCCCGCCAGCACCACCCCCGCGCCCAACCCCAACCAGCAGGGCCCGGAACTCAACGTCTATCGCGATCCGGCCACACCCCGCGCCACGCCGCCGGTCGTAACGCCGCCCGTCGTCGTCCCGACCGTGACACCGCCCTCCACCACGGTGCAGCCGACCCCGCAACCCAGCCGCCCCAGCCAGACGCCCGCGCAACCGCGGGAGCCGCGCCCCACCGAACGCGCGACGCCGCCGCCCTCGGCTGCGCCTGCGCCATCCACGCCGTCCCCGACGGCACCGTCCGCACAGGCGCCCGCCGCCACCGAACCTAGCAACGGCATCGCCCCCCAGCCCCAAACGTTACCCACACCTGCGCCCAAAGCGGCCGACTCGCCCGAACCCACCACGCCGTCACCGGCTACGGCGGAAGAGAGCGACACCACGCCCTGGCTGATTGGCGGCGCAATCGCTTTGATCGCGCTCATGGCGCTCTTCCTGCTCCGCCGCCGTCGCCGATCGGCCCCCTCGCTGGTCGAAGACACCGCCCAACCCGTCGCCAGGCCCGCCCCCCAATACCAGCCGCCGACGCTCTGCCGCCCGCACCGGAACAAGGCGCACCGCTGCACACGCCCACCCCCGCGCCCACCGCCACGCGCGACCGCCCCTGGCTCGACATGGACATGGCCGTCGCCCAGGCGCGCTATTCGCTGA
- the queF gene encoding preQ(1) synthase, with amino-acid sequence MHLGQTSALPASPEAAVLDYVPNPRPGKPYLVRFTAPEFTSLCPVTGQPDFAHLVIDYAPGATIVESKSLKLFLGAFRNHAAFHEDCTVGIGERLFAEMDPIWLRIGGYWYPRGGIPIDVFWQSGEPPAGLWLPPQDVPGYRGRG; translated from the coding sequence CTGCACCTGGGCCAGACCAGCGCCCTTCCCGCCAGTCCCGAAGCGGCCGTGCTGGATTATGTGCCCAATCCGCGCCCCGGCAAACCCTATCTGGTGCGCTTCACCGCGCCCGAATTCACGTCGCTCTGCCCGGTGACGGGCCAGCCCGATTTTGCGCATCTGGTGATCGATTATGCGCCGGGCGCGACGATCGTCGAATCGAAATCGCTGAAGCTGTTTCTGGGCGCGTTCCGCAACCATGCGGCCTTTCACGAAGACTGTACCGTGGGCATCGGCGAGCGGCTGTTCGCCGAAATGGACCCGATCTGGCTGCGCATCGGTGGATATTGGTATCCGCGCGGGGGCATTCCCATCGACGTCTTTTGGCAATCGGGCGAGCCGCCCGCAGGCCTGTGGCTGCCGCCGCAGGATGTGCCGGGCTATCGCGGACGGGGTTAA
- a CDS encoding M1 family metallopeptidase, translating to MSLKKILPLLIAAAPVALAAPALAQAPAPTGPGAGITTQLPRGAVPSHYAIEVTPDAANLKFSGKVTIDVTVATPLPTLVLNAADLSFSTVTLTPAQGKAVKGTAKVDANAQTVSLDFGKPIQPGRYKVDIAYAGVINQQANGLFALDYTDNAGAAKRALFTQFEAPDARRFVPSWDEPSYKATFDLSAVVPADQLAVGNMPVKTTKDLGGGKKLVTFGTSPKMSSYLLFFGLGELDRATKMAGNTEVGVITGKGNTGKAQLALDASASILPYYNDYFGVPYPLPKLDNVAGPGQSQFFSAMENWGAIFTFERALLVDPRFTSEATKRRIYETVAHEMAHQWFGDLVTMAWWDDLWLNEGFASWMATKVTDKLQPDWEMLLTRVDGREAAMSLDSLATTHAVVQKITTVDQVNQAFDAITYQKGEAVITMLEGYAGEDAWKAGIQAYMKAHAYGNTVTDDLWKAVEGAGATGLVSIAHDFTSKPGIPLVRVDSAVCKGGSTVLTLSQSEFSRDQKNKAPLSWNVPVKAQVQGGEAQRLILAGKGTVTLPGCGAYVINAGQTGYYRSLYPAANVKALAKDFTKLASIDQTGLLADNFQLGLGGYQPIGLALDLVDAVPATATPAVLAEVPDYLASAYALVESDKNAQARVAAYASAKLTPVLTGIGYDGKAGESAQVPVLRSALVSTLGDMGDKAVVGEANRRFAALASNPAALDGPLRNVWLTIIAKNADQATWDKLRAMAKGAKSDLEKSTVYALLGAAKEEKLSQQALDLALTDEPGKTTSAAIISQVGAAHPMLAVDYVLAHRAQYEALIDVSARSQALARLGSGSADPAMATKLDAYATQYLTPQSRKVVDRSISAIKTRIETRTRLKAPVTAWFAGKK from the coding sequence ATGTCGCTCAAGAAAATCCTGCCGCTGTTGATCGCGGCCGCCCCGGTCGCGTTGGCCGCTCCCGCCTTGGCGCAGGCCCCTGCGCCTACCGGCCCCGGCGCGGGCATCACCACCCAGCTGCCGCGCGGCGCTGTGCCCAGCCATTATGCGATCGAGGTTACGCCTGATGCGGCCAACCTGAAATTTTCCGGCAAGGTGACGATCGACGTGACTGTCGCGACGCCCCTGCCGACGTTGGTGCTGAACGCGGCGGACCTGAGCTTTTCGACCGTCACGCTGACGCCCGCGCAGGGCAAGGCTGTCAAGGGCACGGCCAAGGTCGATGCGAACGCGCAGACGGTCAGCCTGGATTTCGGCAAGCCGATCCAGCCCGGCCGCTACAAGGTGGATATCGCCTATGCGGGTGTCATCAACCAGCAGGCCAACGGCCTGTTCGCGCTGGACTATACCGACAATGCGGGCGCGGCGAAGCGGGCGCTGTTCACCCAGTTCGAAGCGCCCGATGCCCGCCGTTTCGTGCCGAGCTGGGACGAGCCGAGCTATAAGGCGACGTTCGACCTGAGCGCCGTCGTTCCCGCCGATCAGCTGGCGGTCGGCAATATGCCGGTCAAGACGACGAAGGATCTGGGCGGCGGCAAGAAGCTGGTGACGTTTGGCACGTCGCCCAAAATGTCGTCCTACCTCCTGTTCTTCGGCTTGGGCGAACTGGACCGCGCGACGAAGATGGCTGGCAATACCGAAGTCGGGGTCATCACCGGCAAGGGCAATACGGGGAAGGCGCAACTGGCGCTCGACGCGTCGGCCAGCATCCTGCCCTATTATAACGACTATTTCGGCGTGCCCTATCCGCTGCCCAAGCTCGACAATGTCGCTGGCCCCGGCCAGAGCCAGTTTTTCAGCGCGATGGAAAATTGGGGCGCGATCTTCACCTTCGAGCGGGCCTTGCTGGTCGATCCCCGCTTCACGTCGGAAGCGACCAAGCGCCGCATCTATGAAACCGTCGCACATGAAATGGCGCATCAGTGGTTTGGCGACCTCGTCACCATGGCCTGGTGGGACGATCTGTGGCTGAACGAAGGCTTCGCCAGCTGGATGGCGACCAAGGTGACGGACAAGCTGCAACCCGACTGGGAAATGCTGCTGACCCGCGTTGACGGGCGCGAAGCGGCGATGAGCCTCGATTCGCTCGCCACCACCCATGCCGTCGTGCAGAAGATCACCACCGTCGATCAGGTGAACCAGGCGTTCGACGCGATCACCTATCAAAAGGGTGAAGCGGTCATCACCATGCTGGAAGGCTATGCGGGTGAGGATGCGTGGAAGGCGGGTATTCAGGCCTATATGAAGGCCCATGCCTATGGCAACACCGTGACCGACGACCTGTGGAAGGCAGTCGAGGGCGCGGGCGCGACGGGGCTGGTGTCGATCGCGCATGATTTCACGTCCAAGCCCGGCATCCCGCTGGTCAGGGTGGACAGCGCCGTGTGCAAGGGCGGGTCCACCGTCCTGACGCTGAGCCAAAGCGAGTTCAGCCGCGACCAGAAGAATAAGGCGCCGCTGAGCTGGAACGTGCCGGTCAAGGCGCAGGTGCAGGGCGGCGAGGCGCAGCGGCTGATCCTGGCTGGCAAGGGCACGGTGACGCTGCCGGGCTGCGGCGCCTATGTCATCAATGCGGGGCAGACGGGCTATTATCGCTCGCTCTATCCGGCGGCGAATGTGAAGGCGCTGGCGAAGGATTTCACCAAGCTGGCGAGCATCGACCAGACCGGCCTGCTGGCGGACAATTTCCAGCTGGGGCTGGGCGGCTATCAGCCGATCGGCCTGGCGCTGGATCTGGTTGACGCGGTGCCCGCGACCGCCACGCCCGCCGTTCTGGCCGAAGTGCCCGACTATCTGGCCAGCGCTTATGCCCTGGTGGAAAGCGACAAGAATGCGCAGGCACGCGTCGCGGCCTATGCATCGGCCAAGCTGACGCCGGTGCTGACCGGGATCGGCTACGACGGCAAGGCGGGCGAGAGCGCGCAGGTGCCGGTGCTGCGGTCGGCGCTTGTGTCGACGCTCGGCGATATGGGCGACAAGGCAGTGGTGGGCGAAGCGAACAGGCGCTTCGCGGCGCTGGCCAGCAATCCCGCCGCGCTGGACGGGCCGCTGCGCAACGTCTGGCTGACGATCATCGCCAAGAACGCCGATCAGGCGACCTGGGACAAGCTGCGCGCGATGGCGAAGGGCGCAAAGAGCGACCTGGAAAAGAGCACCGTCTATGCGCTGCTGGGCGCGGCGAAGGAGGAGAAGCTGAGCCAGCAGGCGCTGGACCTGGCATTGACCGACGAGCCGGGCAAGACCACCAGCGCGGCGATCATCAGCCAGGTCGGGGCTGCGCATCCGATGCTGGCGGTGGACTATGTGCTGGCGCACCGCGCGCAATATGAAGCGTTGATCGACGTGTCGGCGCGCAGCCAGGCGCTCGCCCGGCTGGGCAGCGGATCGGCAGACCCGGCGATGGCGACCAAGCTGGACGCCTATGCGACCCAATATCTGACGCCGCAATCGCGCAAGGTGGTGGACCGCTCCATTTCCGCGATCAAGACGCGGATCGAAACGCGCACACGGCTGAAGGCGCCGGTCACGGCCTGGTTCGCGGGGAAGAAATAA
- a CDS encoding phytase, which yields MTGLHLYGSLGAALLLAGCATAPAEPPLAQRIANATPAVTVTARGETTPVGTPNADAADDPAIWRNAANPAQSLIVGTDKKAGLYVYGLDGKTRDFLDAGRVNNVDLRDGVAIGGAPGILVVASDRNDVANAKLALFRLDPATAKLTALGKVDGGKGEAYGVCLYRDAQATYAFIVLKDGTVNQVALDASGATPSGRIVRTMKLGTQSEGCAVDDRTGILYVAEEDVGLWRFDARATGATTPTKIAAADGKNLVMDAEGVAIAPIGEKDGYVLVSSQGDNAYVVYRMRDDSYVGRFRVVDGAIGGSEETDGIDLMLGDFGPAYPGGLFVAQDGHNAAAAQNFKLVAWDDIVKALGLPD from the coding sequence ATGACCGGACTTCATCTTTACGGCAGCCTTGGCGCTGCCCTGCTGCTCGCGGGATGTGCGACCGCGCCTGCCGAACCGCCGCTGGCGCAGCGTATCGCCAACGCCACCCCGGCCGTCACCGTCACCGCACGCGGCGAAACCACCCCGGTGGGCACACCCAATGCCGACGCGGCGGACGATCCGGCGATCTGGCGCAACGCGGCCAACCCCGCCCAAAGTCTGATCGTGGGCACCGACAAGAAGGCGGGCCTCTATGTCTATGGCCTGGACGGCAAGACCCGCGATTTCCTGGATGCAGGCCGGGTCAACAATGTCGACCTGCGCGATGGCGTGGCGATCGGCGGCGCGCCGGGCATCCTGGTCGTCGCGAGCGACCGCAACGATGTGGCAAACGCGAAACTCGCCCTCTTCCGCCTGGACCCCGCCACCGCCAAGCTGACGGCGCTCGGCAAGGTCGATGGCGGCAAGGGCGAAGCCTATGGCGTCTGCCTGTACCGCGACGCGCAAGCGACCTACGCCTTCATCGTGTTGAAGGACGGCACGGTGAACCAGGTCGCACTTGATGCATCGGGCGCGACGCCCAGCGGCAGGATCGTCCGCACGATGAAACTGGGCACCCAGTCGGAAGGCTGCGCAGTCGATGACCGCACCGGCATCCTCTATGTGGCGGAAGAAGATGTCGGCCTTTGGCGCTTCGACGCGCGCGCGACCGGCGCGACCACGCCCACCAAGATCGCCGCGGCGGACGGCAAGAATCTGGTGATGGATGCCGAAGGCGTCGCCATCGCCCCGATCGGTGAAAAGGACGGCTATGTCCTCGTCTCCAGCCAGGGCGACAACGCCTATGTCGTCTATCGCATGCGCGACGACAGCTATGTCGGCCGCTTCCGCGTGGTCGACGGCGCCATTGGCGGGTCGGAGGAAACCGACGGTATCGACCTGATGCTGGGCGATTTCGGCCCCGCTTATCCCGGCGGGCTTTTCGTGGCGCAGGACGGCCACAACGCCGCCGCTGCGCAGAATTTCAAGCTCGTCGCCTGGGACGATATCGTCAAAGCACTGGGATTGCCCGACTAA